One Gimesia aquarii DNA segment encodes these proteins:
- a CDS encoding DUF1501 domain-containing protein, which translates to MQELLSKLDGLGRRQFIEYAAKSALGVSVLPVFNNLVEAAPAKSKGGKAKRLIYLYMAGAMTHLDTFDLKPGHKNQGETKAIKTSVPGAQISEFLPTLAEEFDKMAVINSMYTETGAHGPGEYMMRTSYKKIATTRHPSMGPWIQRFKGRYNKNLPDTVLISAPARHPSAGFLDPSFSPLPIGDPNRGLENTKSPSYLSDNSFEKRINLINKFDKKFQNKFKTKDVLAYTDFYSQATTLLSSDELKAFDLNEEKPEDRDKYGRNSFGQGCMLARRLVENDVRCVEVTFGGWDMHRDIYDDRTLPTRAGILDKALGNLLKDLSSLGLLNETLVVLTTEFGRTPVINQNAGRDHHPGVFSAALMGGGIKGGQFYGKSDEEGHSVDADGVLPADFNATIATALNLPLDKEIFSPDGRPFKVAHDGEPVTKLL; encoded by the coding sequence ATGCAAGAACTTCTTTCGAAACTTGATGGACTGGGGCGGCGACAGTTTATTGAATATGCTGCCAAGTCAGCTTTGGGAGTCAGCGTACTCCCCGTATTCAATAATCTGGTAGAAGCGGCTCCAGCAAAATCCAAAGGTGGCAAAGCAAAACGCTTGATCTATTTATATATGGCCGGCGCCATGACTCACCTTGATACGTTTGACCTGAAGCCAGGACATAAAAATCAAGGTGAAACCAAAGCGATCAAGACCAGTGTTCCCGGAGCACAAATCAGTGAGTTCCTTCCCACGCTGGCCGAAGAGTTTGATAAGATGGCGGTCATCAATTCCATGTATACCGAAACCGGCGCTCATGGTCCCGGCGAATACATGATGCGTACCAGCTATAAAAAGATCGCCACTACACGGCATCCTTCCATGGGTCCCTGGATTCAACGTTTTAAAGGGCGTTACAACAAAAATCTGCCGGATACGGTTCTGATCAGTGCCCCGGCACGACACCCCAGCGCAGGATTCCTGGATCCTTCGTTTAGTCCCTTGCCAATCGGCGATCCTAATCGAGGTCTGGAAAACACAAAATCGCCTTCCTATCTGTCAGACAATTCATTTGAAAAACGAATCAACTTGATCAACAAGTTTGATAAAAAGTTTCAAAATAAATTTAAGACCAAAGATGTTCTGGCTTATACGGATTTCTATTCCCAGGCCACTACACTACTTTCCAGTGATGAGCTCAAAGCATTCGACTTGAATGAAGAAAAGCCGGAAGACCGCGATAAATATGGCCGTAATTCCTTCGGCCAGGGTTGTATGCTGGCGCGACGTCTGGTTGAAAATGATGTGCGTTGTGTGGAAGTCACTTTCGGTGGCTGGGACATGCACCGCGATATCTATGATGATCGAACTTTACCAACACGTGCCGGGATTCTGGATAAGGCATTAGGCAACCTCCTGAAAGATCTCTCTAGCCTGGGTCTCCTGAATGAAACACTTGTGGTGCTGACAACGGAATTTGGTCGTACTCCTGTGATTAACCAGAACGCAGGCCGAGACCACCATCCCGGCGTCTTTTCTGCCGCACTGATGGGAGGTGGAATTAAAGGTGGTCAGTTCTATGGAAAATCAGACGAAGAGGGCCACAGTGTTGATGCGGATGGCGTCTTACCAGCCGACTTCAATGCAACGATTGCTACTGCTTTGAACCTGCCTTTAGACAAAGAAATTTTCTCACCCGATGGTCGACCCTTCAAGGTTGCCCACGATGGTGAACCTGTCACAAAGCTGCTCTAA